From Cydia pomonella isolate Wapato2018A chromosome 26, ilCydPomo1, whole genome shotgun sequence, one genomic window encodes:
- the LOC133532160 gene encoding uncharacterized protein LOC133532160 isoform X2 — translation MRPASSKLYFQTDMSTTRSAVNAIRARRGHKERSKNFTELEKRTVLELIARHRDVLRQGRSNNATNRSKQLVWSTICEEVNKRCGGERPRTPAQVKMWYENYKKKCKMRAHDSQPPQPDAPGLLDGMLWQNIHPLEVKDDDEAATSEHGAHSVKDDDLPVNMSNGRLSSTNDSDDTPPNPLEPHVTIIPHSPSPSPAPTPCTKLPHHPLALPLLNPLAMEQARLQQDFLLKLNELSNTPLNLSHLEGRNGDVKDKEEKEGNATEEERLYFTAKRQHAIWEHEAKMKILNMELKQKEEIFSLQKQLFLIELRLKMDFLEKASGK, via the exons AACTGTATTTCCAGACTGATATGTCCACAACAAGAAGCGCCGTGAACGCAATCCGCGCCCGCCGGGGCCACAAGGAGCGCTCCAAGAACTTCACCGAACTGGAGAAGCGGACGGTGCTCGAGCTGATCGCGCGCCACCGCGACGTGCTGCGGCAGGGCCGGTCCAACAACGCCACCAACCGGAGCAAACAG CTGGTGTGGTCCACAATATGCGAGGAGGTAAACAAGCGCTGCGGCGGCGAGCGACCTCGCACTCCTGCGCAGGTCAAAATGTGGTACGAGAACTATAAGAAGAAGTGCAAGATGCGCGCCCACGACTCGCAG CCACCTCAACCCGACGCGCCCGGCTTACTGGACGGCATGCTCTGGCAGAACATTCATCCGTTAGAAGTTAAAG aTGACGATGAAGCAGCCACTAGTGAGCACGGCGCGCACAGCGTGAAGGACGATGACCTACCTGTTAAT ATGAGCAACGGCCGACTCTCGAGCACGAACGACAGCGACGACACGCCCCCCAACCCCCTGGAGCCGCACGTCACCATCATCCCGcactccccctccccctcccccgcCCCCACCCCCTGCACCAAGCTGCCCCACCACCCCCTCGCACTCCCCCTCCTCAACCCCCTCGCCATGGAGCAAGCAAGGTTGCAACAGGATTTCCTCTTAAAGTTGAATGAATTATCGAATACGCCGCTCAATTTGAGTCATTTAGAGGGGAGGAATGGGGATGTTAAGGATAAAGAGGAGAAGGAGGGAAATGCTACGGAGGAAGAGAG ATTATACTTCACCGCAAAACGCCAACACGCCATATGGGAGCACGAAGCCAAAATGAAGATCCTCAACATGGAACTCAAACAGAAGGAGGAAATATTTTCACTGCAAAAGCAGCTCTTTCTCATAGAGCTAAGGTTGAAAATGGATTTTCTCGAAAAGGCCAGTGGTAAATAA